Proteins from one Astatotilapia calliptera chromosome 8, fAstCal1.2, whole genome shotgun sequence genomic window:
- the LOC113027944 gene encoding uncharacterized protein LOC113027944, with amino-acid sequence MTCCSESNMVLGLSLRAPLICLLIGTGCTFPAPDYRYPYPGGGQSSGLSNLQSEAFHSPLVSLMYEDAPEHCGSHAGSQSPSSPIASLPAPRSVPMYEPKKFVVTYDSSSDESSPPEVQSPGPWLSSLGPVRKPLSVSVNPRSALRTSGRPHVVFRSHPVYEALLPPRGVRYAAGSGGNSASYRSSPFNPAFAWDEQLAAGPSALFYLGGWTPRHLPDASVWNTDEVPVSTTELPYLPASYIVQSRNSYQRAAEVLSHSKYSDDTFKHIHPSESPDLPEAESPKVQ; translated from the exons ATGACCTGCTGTTCTGAGTCAAACATGGTGTTGGGACTCTCTTTGAG AGCTCCTTTGATCTGCCTGCTGATAGGCACTGGTTGTACTTTCCCTGCACCAG ATTACAGGTATCCCTACCCAGGTGGTGGACAGTCTTCTGGATTATCAAACCTTCAATCTGAAGCTTTTCACTCTCCCTTGGTGTCCCTGATGTATGAAGATGCCCCTGAACATTGTGGTTCTCATGCTGGAAGCCAGTCTCCAAGCAGTCCGATAGCTTCCCTTCCAGCTCCGCGTTCTGTACCCATGTACGAGCCAAAAAAGTTTGTTGTGACTTACGATTCCAGCTCAGATGAGTCCAGTCCTCCTGAAGTTCAGTCTCCTGGCCCCTGGCTCAGCTCTTTGGGACCTGTGAGGAAACCTCTCAGCGTCTCTGTGAACCCTCGGTCAGCTTTGAGAACCAGTGGACGCCCACATGTGGTGTTTAGGTCCCATCCGGTCTACGAGGCTTTATTGCCCCCTCGTGGAGTCAGATATGCTGCTGGTAGTGGTGGGAACTCTGCTTCCTACAGATCATCCCCATTCAATCCAGCATTCGCATGGGATGAACAGCTTGCAGCGGGGCCTTCTGCCCTGTTCTACCTGGGAGGGTGGACACCTCGTCACCTCCCGGATGCCAGCGTCTGGAACACTGATGAGGTGCCGGTGAGCACGACTGAGCTGCCGTACCTGCCTGCATCCTACATTGTCCAATCAAGAAACAGCTACCAGCGAGCAGCAGAAGTCCTGTCCCACTCCAAATACTCTGACGATACCTTCAAGCACATTCACCCCAGCGAGTCTCCAGATCTGCCTGAAGCTGAGAGTCCAAAGGTTCAATGA